GCTCGGAGATCAAGGCCATCCTCCAGCATCCGTCGTACCGCCCCGAGCTGGACCGCCCGGCGCTGCTGGAGTACATGACCTTCCAGAACTTCTTCACCGACCGGACGCTGTTCAAGGACATCCAACTGCTGCCGGCGGGCAGTTACCTGATCGTGCGGCCGCACCCGCAACCGGCGCCAACCGCGCCGGTGCAGTACTGGGACTGGAACTTCCGCCAGGGCGACGACGACGGCGACGAGCGCGAGTACGTCGAGGAGCTCAACCGCCTGTTCGTCCAGGCCGTCAAGCGCCAACTGGTCAGCGACGTGGACGTCGGGGCGTATCTCTCGGGCGGCATCGACAGCGGGTCGATCACGGCCGTCGCCGCCGCCGAGCTGCCGTACATCCGGACCTTCACCTGCGGGTTCGACCTGCATTCGGCGTCGGGGCTGGAGCTGGCGTTTGACGAACGGGAGAAGGCCGAATACCTCTCGTTCCTGTTCAAGACCGAGCATTACGAGATGGTGCTCAAGGCCGGCGACCTGGAGCGGTCGATGGCGCGTCTGGCGTGGCATATCGAAGAGCCTCGCGTGGGGCAGTGCTATCCGAACTATTACGTGGCGCAACTGGCGGGCAAGTTCGTCAAGGTGGTCTTGTGCGGCACGGGCGGGGACGAGCTGTTCGGCGGCTATCCGTGGCGCTATTACCGGGCGGTGGTCAACGACAGTTTCGAGCACTACATCGACAAGTATTACGACTTCTGGCAGCGATTGATCCCCAACAAGATCATCCGCAAGGTTTTCGACCCGATCTGGAGCGACGTGGAGAACACCTGGACGCGCGACATCTTCCGCGGCGTCTTCAAGAAGCATCTTCCCACGCTGACGCGCCCCGAGGACTACGTCAATCACTCCCTGTATTTCGAGGCCAAGACGTTCCTGGGCGGCCTGCTGCTCATCGAAGACAAGCTCAGCATGGCGCACGGCCTGGAAAGCCGCGTGCCGTTCCTGGACAACGACCTGGTCGACTTCGCCATGCGCGTGCCGGTGCATTTCAAGCTGGGCAACCTCTCCGAGGTCGTCCGCATCAACGAGAACAATCCCGGGCCCAAGACCTCGCGGTACTTCAACAAGTCCCAGGACGGCAAGCTGCTGCTGCGCAAGTGCATGGCGCGCCACGTTCCAGCCGAGATCGC
The sequence above is a segment of the Planctomycetaceae bacterium genome. Coding sequences within it:
- the asnB gene encoding asparagine synthase (glutamine-hydrolyzing); its protein translation is MCGIAGVLNGSDRAVSPAIIKKMTDILAHRGPDGEGMFVEGNVGLGHRRLAIIDLTEAGHQPMTTPDGRYTISYNGEVYNFRELRHELESLGCSFRSRTDTEVVLQAYAQWGKDALHRFNGMFALAIWDRLRRELFVARDRYGIKPLYYLFRDGAFVFGSEIKAILQHPSYRPELDRPALLEYMTFQNFFTDRTLFKDIQLLPAGSYLIVRPHPQPAPTAPVQYWDWNFRQGDDDGDEREYVEELNRLFVQAVKRQLVSDVDVGAYLSGGIDSGSITAVAAAELPYIRTFTCGFDLHSASGLELAFDEREKAEYLSFLFKTEHYEMVLKAGDLERSMARLAWHIEEPRVGQCYPNYYVAQLAGKFVKVVLCGTGGDELFGGYPWRYYRAVVNDSFEHYIDKYYDFWQRLIPNKIIRKVFDPIWSDVENTWTRDIFRGVFKKHLPTLTRPEDYVNHSLYFEAKTFLGGLLLIEDKLSMAHGLESRVPFLDNDLVDFAMRVPVHFKLGNLSEVVRINENNPGPKTSRYFNKSQDGKLLLRKCMARHVPAEIADGIKQGFSAPDASWFKGESIDYVRRTLLSRDARIFEFLDRTALRQLVSDHLEGRENRRLLIWSLLYLETWLTKFLP